A DNA window from Malus domestica chromosome 12, GDT2T_hap1 contains the following coding sequences:
- the LOC139189789 gene encoding uncharacterized protein, producing MENLGTPLDRELAQDFILAFLSDSFSQFVMNYNMNKMDNTLSELLNMLVTAEKTMKKENVVGTAAVAYNKPSTSKAKPKGKGKGKDKKSPTPKAQGGVKKKKAKEPKGTCHHCGKDKHWKRNCRLYLASLKDKPQGDGAK from the exons atggagaacctaggtactccacttgatagggaattggcccaggacttcatctTGGCTTTTCTTTCTGATTCGTTCTCGCAGTTCgttatgaactacaatatgaacaaGATGGATAacactctctctgagttactaaacatgttagtaaccgctgagaagactatgaagaaagagaacgttgtggggactgctgcagtagcctacaacaagccgtCCACTTCCAAAGCTAAGCcgaaaggcaaaggcaaaggaaaggataagaagtcacccactcctaaggcacaaggaggagtgaagaaaaagaaggcaaaggagcccaaggggacttgccaccactgtggaaaggacaagcattggaagaggaattgcaggttatacctagCATCTCtgaaggacaagccacaag GTGatggagccaagtag